gccctcttctggtttatctgaagacagcaacagtgcgcGCTCTCTcccttagctctccctccctcccctctctccttcccccatcctccctctctctctctctctctctctctctctctctctctctctctctctctcatatatatatatatatatatatatatatatatatatagttattgatatagatagatagatagatataaatatatagatgtgtaataaatcttttaaaaacgaGATTATTTGAAACATACCCAAACAATTGATTATGTAaaacagtaaagaaatacatAGTTTGGTTCCGAGTCTAATGTTTCTTAAAAGTCTTACTCTAGGTATATCTTTTCCCAATAAGCACTATGCAAAAAGATTATTTGATTAAAGCGCAATTTAGCATGTTAATCAGGTGTCTACTAAAGGAGTTGGCTAAACCATGAAAGCTCTAAGTTCCCAGCCATTAATATCTAGAGTACTGATTCATTTGCCTACCCATGTATCCAAGGAAGGCAATTGGGTACATAACCAATATAATCTTATTTTAGATGTGGAAACTTCTATGCTTCCTATAAAGTACGAtatcttgaataatttttatGTCAGACAGATTTTATTAAATGTctgtattccttttattttttagaagTCCTTGTCATTTTAAAACTTGATAAAGCACACCATTCTTCAAGGTGTTGGCCACAATCcaacattttcaaataaaagccTCAAATTACTTCAAAATATAAGTTGTGACCTAGGCTGTAATATAACTGTACACAACTATCATTTTTAATACAAGCACACCtataaaaatctttataaaataaatttataccttACCTGgtaattgttttggttttgtgataACCTCAGTTGGTTTGTTGATACAAAATGTGGAGAAAAATTACTCCGTGATGGATTAGTATTGCTGTACATAGTACTTGATGCTGTATGCAATGAGGTCCGTGGTGTCAAATGGTAGTCTCTAGTTTGATACAGTACATTGTCTGACACATCTCTAATATTCACCATTTGTGAATTTGACAGGTTTCTTCCTGGTCCAGGCAAAGTTGTACTTTGGTTCTCAGCTCGAAGGGAACTGCCACTTTCATAAAACCTTGAGTAGCTTGTTATCTGTGCTCCCATTGATGCTAGCTCTTCCTCTCTGGCATATTCATCCTCTGCATCTCCAGTCTCCATTGCAATGGACAAACAAGTTCCTTCTGCTGAGCCTGGCTTCTGTGTGGTATTTCCTCCCAGAATTCTCTGAGGGTAATCACTGACGGCCAATGAAAACACTTCACGAATTTCCAAGTTTTGTGTTCTACAGCAAGGGTCTCTACTGGTTGGCTTTTGCCCACATAAGTTATGTGATGCCAGAGCTGCATGTTCAGGTTTATATGACCTTTGGATCCCAACTGGTTCAATTTTGCAAGGTCTCTGGCACACAGATGGCTTTTGAGGTACTGTCATTTCAGAAGCTTGCACCGGAGAACTTGCGTAGCTTTTCTTTGTGTGATTGTACACTGAGTTTCCAGCATTTAGTACACTTGTCTGTCTTGACAAAATAATTGTCTTTTCCCCTAGGAGCACAGAAGCATTTTTACAGTGTGCTACTTGTCTTTGAACAGGAATGTGCAATTGAAATTCAGTGTCATTTTTACTGGCTGCCTTCTGAATAGGAATTTTCTGTGCTTCTGTaatttgtgtatttgtatgctTTGTAGTGCCTTGCTTACTTGATGAGCCTGCCGGACTGTATATGCCAGTTACAATGACATCATTATTGGCAGAAGTCCAAGAAGATTGCTGGCTGGAAGGGCGGGCAATATTAACCACATTTCTGACTGTAATGTCCGGAGCTGCCAATGAGGTACCAGACACAGTTCCTGCTGTTCCTGACTCACAGCTTTTACTACTCATTTTTCTTCGCTTATTGCCAACCCAcgtctgaaaggaaaaaaaaaaaaggcaatatgAAAAAAGTTAACAACAAGCATAGAGAAAACCACTTCTAAATGATAAATTGTATTCTTATCGTAGAAACAAAGCCTACGCACAGGCAAAAGGAGaagatccaataaaaaacaaagtaagCAAAGTATAAGCCCAAACATGATTAAAGACTAGCAGCCTGAGAGCATTAGTAAGAACACATTACTACTCTCTGCCATAAGATCCGTCCAATTACTATGAACTGAGAATTGCAAAAAGGTTTAAGAAATCTGAAATTGTTTTTATCGTTTGACCCATTATATAATAGTCTAGGAATATATCTTAAAATACAATTATAGTTTGACCAGCTCTAAGTCTCTACATTTACCCCTGCTCACAGCAAACAGGAGCTTCTCTAACCAAAAATGATGGGAACACTAATCTGAGTATAAACATTGTCATTTAGACAGCAATTTGATGAAGACATAGTATCCATTTTGCAAAATAACAGCAGTAGCTTCCCCAGCCACAGGACTTTGACTTCCAGTAGTAGAGTCCTTCCTGTATGACAGGACTCATATCTGATCAAAGTAGTTGGATATCCACTTAGCCGACTTAAGCACACCCCGTATTCCCCAATCTATAAGCAGATAGTAACAGCCATGGGGAGGACTTCCCATACCTGCGGATCTACAGGCAATTAATAGCTTCTAGGATaaggaaaacacatttttttctttagtgatATAGCTTCTAGTAATggcccatgctcctgtaagtgaTTCTTTACCTAGCACCCTGAAAACAGCCCCAATGAAACTTatagtcatcaaaaaacataagagagagagagagagagagagagagagagagagagagagagagagagagagtgtgttagaGGGACACGCAGAAAGAAAAGTGGAAAGAGCAAGGGGATCAGGAATGGGAGGTGAACAGGGGAGAGTAACAAGAGGTGAggataaaataaaacatagacATAGATAAAAAGGCCATGCTGAAATCCATTAGTATACACATTTACTATAGGCTAAGAACTATTGACATGTAGGCACAGATATAGATAAGGTTTGTAACTTATATTTACTACACActtataatatcaaaaaataaatgtaCACTAAAGGGTAGCTCTTTAATTCAGTAGAAAATGCTCACTGGATTATTGACCAAACATGCACATATAATTGTCAGGCTTAATGACTTctattgtatatatataaacatagttTATTTCATACtactatttatattattttctaaagCATTCATTATTGATATATACCTTATTTTGCATACATTTTCATGTTGGTAGTCCTTCTCATGCAATACTAGAAAGGAAATAgccaaaaatatgtattttctaagTGCCTTCCAACATTCCAAACTTTTATTTATCTCAAACCTCCAGTTTGAATCTCCTGTAGTTTTTACTAATCTGAGAACTAATAAAAGATAAATATCTTGATTGGACTTTTGTGGTTAGTATATTATTTTGATAGTCCATATCatgcattatattatatatatatatatatatacttatatatatatatatggatatttaCCTTTTTAAAACTGATTTGTAAGAGCAATTTTCTCTAAAGACAGTAACTTGATTATACAAtgcctttgttttgctttgttgttaaTTTATGGTAGTCATTTACCTGTTTTGCACTTTTCTCTACTTAAAAAGTTTCACACAATGAATATGTATTACCTTTATAAACATAAAAAAGTTATGGATAAAAGTAATATAATAGGTTGG
The window above is part of the Rattus norvegicus strain BN/NHsdMcwi chromosome X, GRCr8, whole genome shotgun sequence genome. Proteins encoded here:
- the Hdx gene encoding highly divergent homeobox isoform 1 (isoform 1 is encoded by transcript variant 1), which encodes MNLRSVFTVEQQRILQRYYENGMTNQSKNCFQLILQCAQEAKLDFSVVRTWVGNKRRKMSSKSCESGTAGTVSGTSLAAPDITVRNVVNIARPSSQQSSWTSANNDVIVTGIYSPAGSSSKQGTTKHTNTQITEAQKIPIQKAASKNDTEFQLHIPVQRQVAHCKNASVLLGEKTIILSRQTSVLNAGNSVYNHTKKSYASSPVQASEMTVPQKPSVCQRPCKIEPVGIQRSYKPEHAALASHNLCGQKPTSRDPCCRTQNLEIREVFSLAVSDYPQRILGGNTTQKPGSAEGTCLSIAMETGDAEDEYAREEELASMGAQITSYSRFYESGSSLRAENQSTTLPGPGRNLSNSQMVNIRDVSDNVLYQTRDYHLTPRTSLHTASSTMYSNTNPSRSNFSPHFVSTNQLRLSQNQNNYQISGNLSVPWITGCSRKRALQDRTQFSDRDLATLKKYWDNGMTSLGSVCREKIEAVATELNVDCEIVRTWIGNRRRKYRLMGIEVPPPRGGPADFSEQPESGSLSVLTPGEEAGPEVGEDNDRNDEVSICLSEASSQEESNELIPNEARAHKDEEHQAVSADNVKIEIIDDEESDMISNSEVEQENSLLDYKNEEVRFIENELEIQKQKYFKLQTFVRNLILAMKADDKEQQQALLSDLPPELEEMDFSHASPDPDDTSFSVSSLSEKNASDSL
- the Hdx gene encoding highly divergent homeobox isoform 2 (isoform 2 is encoded by transcript variant 2), which encodes MSSKSCESGTAGTVSGTSLAAPDITVRNVVNIARPSSQQSSWTSANNDVIVTGIYSPAGSSSKQGTTKHTNTQITEAQKIPIQKAASKNDTEFQLHIPVQRQVAHCKNASVLLGEKTIILSRQTSVLNAGNSVYNHTKKSYASSPVQASEMTVPQKPSVCQRPCKIEPVGIQRSYKPEHAALASHNLCGQKPTSRDPCCRTQNLEIREVFSLAVSDYPQRILGGNTTQKPGSAEGTCLSIAMETGDAEDEYAREEELASMGAQITSYSRFYESGSSLRAENQSTTLPGPGRNLSNSQMVNIRDVSDNVLYQTRDYHLTPRTSLHTASSTMYSNTNPSRSNFSPHFVSTNQLRLSQNQNNYQISGNLSVPWITGCSRKRALQDRTQFSDRDLATLKKYWDNGMTSLGSVCREKIEAVATELNVDCEIVRTWIGNRRRKYRLMGIEVPPPRGGPADFSEQPESGSLSVLTPGEEAGPEVGEDNDRNDEVSICLSEASSQEESNELIPNEARAHKDEEHQAVSADNVKIEIIDDEESDMISNSEVEQENSLLDYKNEEVRFIENELEIQKQKYFKLQTFVRNLILAMKADDKEQQQALLSDLPPELEEMDFSHASPDPDDTSFSVSSLSEKNASDSL
- the Hdx gene encoding highly divergent homeobox isoform X1 translates to MNLRSVFTVEQQRILQRYYENGMTNQSKNCFQLILQCAQEAKLDFSVVRTWVGNKRRKMSSKSCESGTAGTVSGTSLAAPDITVRNVVNIARPSSQQSSWTSANNDVIVTGIYSPAGSSSKQGTTKHTNTQITEAQKIPIQKAASKNDTEFQLHIPVQRQVAHCKNASVLLGEKTIILSRQTSVLNAGNSVYNHTKKSYASSPVQASEMTVPQKPSVCQRPCKIEPVGIQRSYKPEHAALASHNLCGQKPTSRDPCCRTQNLEIREVFSLAVSDYPQRILGGNTTQKPGSAEGTCLSIAMETGDAEDEYAREEELASMGAQITSYSRFYESGSSLRAENQSTTLPGPGRNLSNSQMVNIRDVSDNVLYQTRDYHLTPRTSLHTASSTMYSNTNPSRSNFSPHFVSTNQLRLSQNQNNYQISGNLSVPWITGCSRKRALQDRTQFSDRDLATLKKYWDNGMTSLGSVCREKIEAVATELNVDCEIVRVALRHPWKLRQELKRNPWKNTAYWLISHGCSVYFLTPSSTT